From the Candidatus Margulisiibacteriota bacterium genome, one window contains:
- the lgt gene encoding prolipoprotein diacylglyceryl transferase, with amino-acid sequence MHPILIKLGSLTLYSYGFMVALGFLSGIAVSLRLAKQAGIKSETIIDLALYVIVAAIVGARFLYVAGQWGFYRGNLLEIIMIQRGGMVFLGGLIFVLATVIYFARARQIPLLQLFDAITPGTALGYAIGRLGCFLNGCCFGLPTALPWGIVFPSDCLAGSYFPDRHLHPTQLYASAIIIVAFAFLLFLYQRKKFPGQVFFSGLAIYSAYRFGVEFLRYSPMHWLGLTPSQWIVIPVFGISLYYLWYYNKNDRTA; translated from the coding sequence ATGCACCCGATCCTGATAAAATTAGGCTCACTGACCCTTTATTCATACGGTTTTATGGTCGCGCTCGGCTTTCTGTCCGGGATCGCCGTCTCTTTGCGCCTGGCCAAACAGGCCGGGATCAAAAGTGAAACGATTATTGACCTGGCCCTTTATGTGATCGTTGCAGCTATCGTCGGGGCGCGCTTCCTTTACGTCGCCGGACAGTGGGGTTTTTACCGGGGAAATCTATTGGAGATCATCATGATCCAGCGCGGCGGCATGGTCTTTTTGGGCGGCTTGATCTTTGTTCTGGCAACAGTCATCTATTTTGCCCGCGCCAGGCAGATCCCGTTGCTTCAGCTTTTTGACGCTATAACGCCGGGAACCGCTCTTGGCTACGCGATCGGGCGACTGGGCTGTTTTCTCAATGGCTGCTGTTTCGGGCTCCCGACCGCTCTCCCCTGGGGGATCGTTTTTCCAAGCGACTGCCTGGCTGGAAGCTACTTTCCCGACCGACACCTTCACCCCACCCAGCTTTACGCTTCCGCCATTATCATTGTCGCTTTTGCTTTTCTTCTCTTCCTGTACCAGAGAAAAAAATTCCCCGGTCAGGTTTTTTTCTCCGGTCTGGCCATTTACTCGGCATATCGTTTTGGTGTTGAATTCCTTCGCTATAGTCCGATGCACTGGCTTGGCTTAACCCCTTCCCAATGGATCGTTATCCCGGTTTTTGGGATCAGCCTTTACTATTTATGGTATTACAATAAAAATGACCGAACGGCATGA
- the lspA gene encoding signal peptidase II, with protein MFFYLLAASVCLADQAVKQLVHNTFQLGQSIPIIGPYLTLTYVRNTGAAFSILTGKSPFLSVIGLVAVALMIYFHYRLPANEKVAQTGLALMLGGSIGNLFDRFARHYVIDYIDLKVWPVFNLADIMINLGVALIILAILFQNKEE; from the coding sequence ATGTTTTTTTACCTGCTGGCCGCGTCCGTCTGCCTTGCCGACCAGGCGGTCAAACAGCTGGTCCACAACACTTTTCAACTCGGCCAATCGATCCCGATTATCGGACCATATTTGACCTTGACCTATGTCCGGAATACCGGAGCCGCTTTTTCTATTCTTACTGGGAAGTCCCCTTTCTTGTCCGTCATTGGATTGGTCGCGGTCGCCTTGATGATCTATTTTCACTACCGCCTTCCGGCTAATGAAAAAGTGGCTCAAACCGGCCTGGCCTTGATGTTGGGCGGGAGCATAGGCAACCTTTTTGACCGATTTGCTCGACACTATGTAATTGACTACATCGATCTTAAGGTTTGGCCGGTCTTTAACCTGGCCGACATCATGATAAATCTTGGCGTGGCCCTGATAATCCTGGCGATCCTGTTCCAAAATAAGGAGGAATAA
- a CDS encoding RluA family pseudouridine synthase, producing MTERHELIVPDSVQQIRLDQFLAGSPGLALSRSQVKELIDHGLARLNGEQSKASARVKPRDLITVEISAPQPPTARPETIPLDIIHEDDDIIVINKPQGLVVHPAPGNYEGTLVNALLAHCRQLATLGGPLRPGIVHRLDKETSGVIVVAKTDLAYRSLIKQIKDRTIEKTYLALVHGTPSPMEGTIEANIGRHPVNRQKMAVLAASGSHRSRTALSHYRIKDVLGKYSLLEVKILTGRTHQIRVHLSHIGHPIVGDPVYGRKQEEFRVRGQLLHAYRLSFDHPISGNRVEFSAPMPQEMSAVINTLTLARQ from the coding sequence ATGACCGAACGGCATGAGCTTATAGTTCCAGACAGCGTTCAACAAATACGCCTTGACCAGTTCCTGGCGGGCTCACCTGGGCTTGCCCTTTCCAGGTCGCAGGTCAAAGAACTGATCGACCATGGTTTGGCACGCCTAAACGGGGAACAGAGCAAAGCAAGCGCCAGGGTCAAGCCCCGTGACCTGATCACCGTTGAAATTTCTGCTCCACAGCCGCCGACCGCTAGACCAGAAACCATTCCACTCGATATAATTCATGAAGATGACGATATCATTGTGATCAATAAACCCCAGGGACTGGTTGTCCATCCCGCCCCCGGTAATTATGAGGGAACACTGGTCAACGCCCTGCTTGCCCATTGCCGCCAACTGGCTACGTTAGGCGGCCCTTTGCGGCCAGGCATTGTCCACCGGCTCGACAAAGAGACCTCCGGAGTGATCGTTGTCGCCAAAACCGACCTGGCCTATCGCTCGCTCATCAAACAGATCAAGGATCGGACGATCGAAAAGACTTATCTCGCGCTGGTCCATGGGACACCATCACCAATGGAGGGGACAATTGAAGCAAACATCGGACGCCATCCGGTTAATCGCCAGAAAATGGCGGTCTTAGCGGCCAGCGGCAGCCATCGCTCGCGTACCGCGTTAAGCCATTATCGGATAAAAGATGTTTTGGGAAAATATTCTCTGCTTGAGGTCAAGATCCTGACCGGCCGGACCCACCAGATCAGGGTCCATTTAAGCCACATTGGCCACCCGATAGTTGGAGATCCTGTCTATGGACGGAAACAAGAAGAATTCCGGGTCCGAGGCCAGCTTCTTCACGCTTACAGGTTATCCTTTGATCACCCAATCAGTGGAAACCGGGTAGAATTCTCGGCCCCTATGCCTCAGGAAATGTCCGCGGTCATTAATACGCTTACTTTAGCCCGCCAGTAA